The Macaca fascicularis isolate 582-1 chromosome 12, T2T-MFA8v1.1 genome has a segment encoding these proteins:
- the KLHL41 gene encoding kelch-like protein 41 has protein sequence MDSQRELAEELRLYQSTLLQDGLKDLLDEKKFIDCTLKAGDKSLPCHRLILSACSPYFREYFLSEIDEAKKKEVVLDNVDPAILDLIIKYLYSASIDLNDGNVQDIFALASRFQIPSVFTVCVSYLQKRLAPGNCLAILRLGLLLDCPRLAISAREFVSDRFVQICKEEDFMQLSPQELISVISNDSLNVEKEEAVFEAVMKWVRTDKENRVKNLSEVFDCIRFRLMTEKYFKDHVEKDDIIKSNPDLQKKIKVLKDAFTGKLPEPSKNVQKTGAGEVNGDVGDEDLLPGYLNDIPRHGMFVKDLILLVNDTAAVAYDPTENECYLTALAEQIPRNHSSIVTQQNQIYVVGGLYVDEENKDQPLQSYFFQLDSIASEWVGLPPLPSARCLFGLGEVDDKIYVVAGKDLQTEASLDSVLCYDPVAAKWNEVKKLPIKVYGHNVISHKGMIYCLGGKTDDKKCTNRVFIFNPKKGDWKDLAPMKTPRSMFGVAVHKGKIVIAGGVTEDGLSASVEAFDLTTNKWDVMTEFPQERSSISLVSLAGSLYAIGGFAMIQLESKEFAPTEVNDIWKYEDDKKEWAGMLKEIRYASGASCLATRLNLFKLSKL, from the exons ATGGATTCCCAGCGGGAACTTGCAGAGGAACTGCGACTTTACCAATCCACCCTTCTTCAGGATGGTCTAAAAGATCTCCTGGATGAGAAAAAATTCATCGATTGCACCCTAAAAGCAGGTGACAAAAGTCTTCCTTGCCACAGATTGATTTTGTCAGCTTGTAGTCCTTACTTCCGTGAGTACTTTTTATCTGAAATTGATGAGGCGAAAAAAAAGGAGGTAGTGCTAGATAATGTGGATCCTGCTATACTTGATTTAATCATCAAATACCTGTACTCTGCCAGTATTGATCTCAATGATGGAAATGTGCAAGATATTTTTGCATTGGCCAGCCGCTTTCAGATCCCCTCAGTGTTTACTGTCTGCGTTTCTTATCTTCAGAAAAGACTTGCTCCTGGTAACTGTCTAGCCATCCTAAGATTAGGACTTCTCCTTGACTGCCCAAGACTCGCCATTTCTGCCCGTGAATTTGTGTCTGATCGCTTTGTACAGATTTGTAAGGAAGAGGACTTTATGCAACTGTCTCCACAGGAACTGATCTCAGTCATTTCAAATGACAGCCTAAATGTGGAAAAAGAAGAAGCAGTATTTGAGGCAGTGATGAAATGGGTGCGAACAGACAAGGAAAACAGGGTTAAAAACCTTAGCGAAGTGTTTGATTGTATCCGTTTTCGCCTtatgacagaaaaatattttaaggatcaTGTTGAGAAAGATGATATAATTAAAAGCAACCCAGACctccagaaaaaaatcaaagttctaAAAGATGCTTTCACAGGCAAACTCCCAGAACCTAGCAAAAATGTGCAGAAGACTGGGGCTGGTGAGGTGAATGGTGATGTTGGGGATGAAGATTTACTTCCTGGTTACCTGAATGACATTCCCAGGCATGGAATGTTTGTAAAAGACCTCATCCTCTTGGTTAATGACACAGCAGCAGTGGCTTATGACCCCACGGAAAATGAATGCTACCTTACTGCACTGGCTGAGCAGATTCCCAGAAATCATTCCAGCATTGTTACCCAGCAAAATCAGATATATGTGGTAGGAGGACTATACGTGGATGAAGAAAACAAGGATCAACCTCTGCAGTCATACTTCTTCCAG cttGACAGTATAGCATCTGAATGGGTTGGACTTCCACCTCTGCCTTCAGCCAGGTGTCTCTTCGGTCTGGGAGAGGTAGATGATAAAATCTATGTAGTTGCAGGCAAAGACCTTCAAACAGAGGCTTCGCTGGATTCGGTATTATGCTATGATCCTGT GGCTGCAAAATGGAATGAAGTAAAAAAACTTCCTATCAAAGTCTATGGCCATAATGTGATTTCACATAAAGGGATGATATATTGTCTAGGAGGAAAGACAGATGACAA AAAATGTACAAACAGAGTGTTTATCTTCAACCCCAAAAAAGGAGATTGGAAAGATCTGGCTCCAATGAAAACTCCTCGTTCCATGTTTGGAGTAGCAGTCCATAAAGGCAAAATTGTGATTGCAGGAGGTGTCACTGAAGATGGTCTTTCAGCTTCAGTTGAAGCTTTTGATCTTACAACCAATAA ATGGGATGTAATGACTGAATTTCCCCAAGAAAGAAGCTCCATCAGTTTGGTCAGCCTGGCTGGATCTCTGTATGCAATTGGTGGTTTTGCTATGATTCAACTGGAGTCTAAAGAATTTGCACCCACTGAAGTCAATGACATATGGAA GTATGAAGATGATAAAAAAGAATGGGCTGGGATGTTGAAGGAAATACGCTATGCTTCAGGAGCTAGTTGCCTAGCAACACGTTTAAATCTCTTCAAACTGTCTAAACTATGA